The Polaribacter sp. KT25b genome contains the following window.
CACCATCCATTGTCCATAAATGACAATCATGAATACTTTTTACTTCTTTATTTTCAAGAATTTTAGTTTTTATTTTATCAACAGAAATAGCGATTGGAGTTCCTTGTAAAATAATTCTGATACTTTCTTGCCCATTATTAAAAACATTAGATAAAATATATAAAGCAATTAATAAAGATAAAATTGGATCTAATATTGGCACATTCCAAAATTGCATTACTATACTTGCAATTAATACCGAAACCCAACCTAAAACGTCTTCTAGCATATGTAAAGAAACCACTCGTTCATTAATTGATGTTCCTTTTTGAAGTTTTAAAACTGCTGCTCCGTTTACTATAATTCCTAAAATAGCAAACCACATCATTCCTTTTGCGTCTGATTCTTCTGGATTTATAATTCTAGGAATTGCATTAAAAATAATAATAACAGAACCAACAAGTAAGATAATAGAATTAATAATAGCTCCTAAAAGTGAAAACCTTTTGTAACCATAAGAATAATTTTTTGTTGCTTTTTTGTTTGATATTTTTTGAAAATACCATGCCATTCCTAAACTTAAACTATCTCCTAAATCATGAATTGCATCAGAAGTTATTGCTAAACTGTTAGTATAAATTCCGCCAATAAACTCAATTATAGTAAAGAATAAATTTAGAAAAAAAGCAATTTTTATATTTTCTGTTGATGAATTTTCATGATGATGATGATGATATCCCATATTGTTTTTTTAAATAGACATTTTTATAAATTAAAAGATGCAATTCTTAATCTTCATTTAATCTATCCTTTACAAATTCAATCTCTGTTTTACCGTGTTCTTTTGGGTGTCCATTTTCATCCAAAGAAACCATAACAATTCTATCAACATCAATAATTGTTTTTCTAGTTAATTTATTTCTAACATTACATGTTAAAGTAATAGAAGTTCTACCAAATTTTACAACATCGATACCAATTTCTATAATATCTCCTTGTTTTGCAGAACTTTTAAAATCAATTTCCGACATGTATTTAGTAACGGTTCTTGCTGTCTCTAACTGAATAATTGCATAAATTGCTACTTCTTCATCAATAAATTGCAATAATTTACCACCAAATAAAGTTCCATTTGGGTTTAAATCTTCTGGTTTTACCCATTTTCTTGTGTGAAATCTCATATACTTTTTTTCTTATTTATTAAATTTTTCCATGATATTTTCTGATAAACCATTCTATTGATAACAAACAAATTACAATACCTAAAAACCATTTCCAATCAATTAAATTCTGCTGTTTTACAGATGATTTTTGAACCGTATAAAAAGACTCGTTTGTTAAAAGTTCTTTCGATAAATCATCAACTTGGTTTTTGTAAAACAGCTTTCCTCCAGTTTTTGTTGCTAATTGTTGCAACTTATTTACGTTGGCATTTGTAAATTGTTCTTCAATTTGATAATCAGTTATTTTAAAACGACCGTATTTATTTATTTTCTGATTTAAAACTTCCACTTTATACGTATAATCTCCGGAAGTAAGATTCTCTATTTCTACCTGATAAGAATTATGAATTAATGAAAAAGGAATTTTTGAAACTTCTTTTGTTTCTGTATTTGTAATTGAAATTTCTAAAGCTGCTCTTGCATCAAATTGATAATTTTTATCTGTATAAAATGCTGATATATTTATTGTTGAATTTGCTGGGTATAAACTTTCTGCATTAATTTCTAATCGATTTCTTTTTTTATTCGATGCTAAAAACTGCACTAAACTTCCTGTAAATTTATCAAACTCTTCAAAAGAATTTGTGTTTAAAAAACTAGCTGCTCTCCATTTCCAAATTCCTTCACCAAACAAAACTGCTGATTTTTGATTATTGATATCAAAAGTTGCCAATAAAGATTGTTTTGTTACAACTCCGTTTATATTCTGATACAATAAAGTTTGATGTTCTTTAGAAATAACAACTTCTCCAAACTTGTCTTTTAATGGTGGAAAATTAGAAAAACCAATATCTTCTTGTAAAAAAGTTAAAAAACCATCATTGTAAATTGCGCCATAATTTTCTGTTTGATTGATAGCATTTTTGGTAAAACCTAGTTGTTGTTTATTGATGAAATTCCAGTCTGTATTTGAACCAGAAATCAATAAATAATTACTATTATTCTGTTTTAAATCAGAAATAAAATGATTAAACTTATTATTTAATTGATATAAAATAACTAACTGGTAATCATATAAATTATTCTTAAATTTATCAATCAAAAAAACATCTACAGTACGTTGTTTATTACTTTCAATAGATTTTTTTAAAGCACCAATATCTGGATGTAAAACTGAAGTTAAAATCAATACTTTTGTCTGCTCATCAATTACTTCTACAGAAAAATTTTTACTATTATTTTTTGTATTTTTCTCGTTATTTATTTTTCTGATGGAAGCTGTGTAATATTGCAATCCTTCTTTTGTTGAAGTTAAATTTGCTGTAATTGTTGCTGATTTTTTATCCGAAGAAAAAGTAACATCTTTTCTAAAAACTGTTTTTCCTTCATTAAAAATTGAAAATTGAGTTGTTACATTTTCATTGCCTTCGTAATTTAAAATAACCTCAACAGGAAATTTATTTTTAATATAACTGTATTTATTTACGTTTAACTGTGTAATTTTTACATCAACATATTTTGTTGTATCACCAATTACAATTGGATAAATTGGCTGTTTTGTATTTAAAAACTCATAATCAGAACCAATTGTTTGGTTACCATCTGTAATTAAAATTATCGGGGCAATTTTTTCTTTATACAATTCATCAATTCCTGTAATTGCGGCTTCAATATTGGTTTCATTTTCAGAAAAAGAAAAACTATCTAAAACTTGCAAATCCTTACCAAAAGTGAATTGCTTTACAGAAAACTTATTTTTTAAATCATTGTTATTCTTAATGGTAGCGATAATGCCTTTTACATTTTTATCTTCTTTAAAAAACGGAACAGATTTAGAATTATCAGCCAAAACAGCTAAAATTGGTTTTTCATTTTCTATTACTGTATTTTCAATTGTAGGATTTATCAGCAATAAAATCAACAAAAACAAACTTAATGTTTTTAAAACAAAGAGCAAATTTGTAACTTTTGGTTTGTTTTTTACTTTGTAATAATATTGAAAAAATGCTATTGATAGACTCAATAACAGCGCTAAAATGGTGTATAAAATTGTGGCTATTTGCAATGATTTTATTTTAACATAAAGATATAAAGAACTATCTAAAAACAAAAAACCTGCAACGTTAAATGTTGCAGGTTTCCTATTATTTTATTCTTTCAATTCTAGGTTAACATTCCTCCATCAACAGAAAGTGTTTGTCCTGTAATATAAGAGCTCATATCTGAAGCTAAAAACACACAGGCATTTGCAATATCTTCTGGTGTTCCTCCTCTTTTTAAAGGAATTCCATCTCGCCAACTTTGCACAGTTGCTTCGTCTAATTTATCTGTCATTTCTGTTTCAATAAATCCAGGAGCAATTACGTTACTTCTAATGTTTCTAGAACCTAACTCTAAAGCTACAGATTTAGAAAACCCAACAATACCAGCTTTAGAAGCTGCATAATTTGTTTGACCAGCATTTCCTTTTAAACCAACAACAGAACTCATATTTATAATAGAACCTGCTCTTTGTTTCATCATAGGACGAATAACTGCTTTCGTTAAATTAAAAACCGATTTTAAATTTACTTCAATTACTTTATCAAAATCATCTTCAGAAATACGCATTAACAAATTATCTTTTGTAATTCCGGCATTATTTACTAAAATATCAATTGCACCAAATTCTTTTAAAACTTCTTTGGCTAATTCTTGAGCTGCATCAAAATTTGCTGCGTTAGATTGATATCCTTTAGCAGAAACTCCGTAAGACTTTAATTCTTCTTCTAACGCATTTGCAGCATCTACAGAAGAACTATACGTAAAAGCAACATTTGCACCTTGTTTTGCAAATTCAACTGCAATTCCACGTCCAATTCCTCTAGTTGCACCCGTTATTATTGCTGATTTATTTTCTAGTAATTTCATATTTTATTGTTTAGTTAATTATCAAATATAAAAAAGAAATTCCCGTTTTCACGGGAATTTATATATCATTCTCTATTAAGAAAAGATTATTTTAAAACTTTTGCAACCATTTCTCCAATTTTAGCTGGCGAGCTTACAACGTGAATTCCGTTTTCTGCTAAAATTTTCATTTTTGCTTGTGCTGTATCATCTGCTCCACCAACAATAGCTCCTGCGTGTCCCATTGTTCTTCCTGCAGGTGCAGTTTGACCAGCGATAAAACCAACAACTGGTTTTCTATTTCCATCAGCTTTAATCCATTGTGCAGCTTCTGCTTCTAAATTTCCACCAATTTCACCAATCATCACAATTGCTTCAGTTTCTGGATCATTCATTAATAACTCAACAGCTTCTTTAGTAGTTGTTCCAATAATTGGATCTCCACCAATACCAATTGCTGTTGTAATTCCAAATCCTTGTTTCACAACCTGATCTGCAGCTTCATACGTTAAAGTTCCTGATTTAGAAACGATACCAACTCTTCCTTTTTTGAAGATAAAACCTGGCATAATACCAACTTTAGCTTCATCTGGAGTAATAACTCCTGGACAGTTAGGACCAACTAATCTTGTATCTTTATTTGCAATATATGCTTTTACTTTTACCATGTCTGCAGTAGGAATTCCTTCAGTAATACAAATAATTACTTTGATTCCTGCATCTGCAGCTTCCATAATTGCATCCGCAGCAAAAGCTGGTGGTACAAAAATAATTGAAGTGTCTGCTCCTACTTTTTCAACAGCATCAGCAACAGTATTAAAAACTGGCTTACCTAAGTGTTCTTGACCTCCTTTACCTGGAGTTACACCACCAACAACATTGGTTCCATAGTCAATCATTTGACCAGCGTGAAAAGTACCTTCACTACCAGTAAAACCTTGTACAATAATTTTTGATTCCTTATTTACTAAAACACTCATGGTTTGTTATTTTAATTTTGTTTTACAAAAATAGTTCTTTGTTTACTTTATAAAAAACTAATCTATTATTTATTTTTCTTTTAACAATCTTTTTAGACCCGCTAATTGTTTTAGCTTTTCTCTTGATTCTTCTATTGGCGTTCCAAAATAAGACTTACCTCCTACTACAGATTTTGTTACACCTGTTTGTCCTAAAATAATTGCACCTTTACCAATTGTAATTCCGCTATTTGTACCAACTTGTCCCCAAATAGTAACTTCGTCTTCAATAATTACACAACCTGCAATTCCTGTTTGTGAAGCAATTAAGCATTTTTCGCCAATAACAGTATCATGGCCAACATGAACTTGATTGTCTATTTTTGTTCCTTTTTTTATGGTTGTATCACCACTAACACCTTTATCAATTGTACAAGAAGCACCTAAATCTACATTATCTTCAAGTACAACTCTTCCTCCAGAAATTAATTTATCATAACCTTCTGGCCTTTTTTTGTAATAAAAAGCATCAGCACCTAAAACTGTATTTGCATGTATGGTTACATTATTACCAATAATTGTTTCATCATAAATAGTAACATTTGGATGAATTACACAATTTTTTCCTATTGAAACATTATTACCAACAAAAACATTTGGCTGAATAACTGTTCCCTCACCAATAATAGCACTTTCAGAAATACTTACTTTGGATGCAATAAAAGGATTAAAGTGTTTTGTTATTTTATTAAAATCACGAAATGGATCATCAGAAATTAATAAAGCTTTGCCTTCTGGACAATCTACTTTTTTATTGATTAAAATAATTGTTGCAGCAGAATTTAATGCTTTATCATAATATTTAGGATGATCTACAAAAACGATGTCGCCTTTTTCTACAACATGAATTTCGTTAATCCCTTTTATAGCAAATGATGCATCACCAATAAACTCACAATTTATAATTTGAGCTATTTCTTCTAATGTTTGTGTTCTTGAGAAATTCAATTTAATTTTACAATTAAGTATTCAATAATCCTTTTTATCGGTAAAAATTATTCTTTAATTCTTTCTTGATACGTACCTTTTGTAGTCTCTACTTTAATTTTATCACCTTCATTAATAAATAAAGGTACATTTACACTTGCTCCTGTTTCTACAGTTGCAGGTTTTGTTGCATTTGTTGCAGTATTACCTTTAACACCTGGCTCTGTGTGTGTAACTTCTAAAATTACACTTTGAGGCATTTCTACAGAAAGTGGCATATTATCTTCAGAGTTGATAATGATGGTAACAATTTCTCCTTCTTTCATTAATCCAGGATTATCTAAAGCTGCTTCTAATAAACGAATTTGAGTATAATCTGCTTCATTCATAAAGTGATAAAACTCACCATCATGATATAAAAACTGAAATTTATGTGTTTCTACTCTTACGTCATCAATTTTTCTTCCTGCAGGAAATGTATTATCTACAACTTTACCATTTGTA
Protein-coding sequences here:
- a CDS encoding cation diffusion facilitator family transporter gives rise to the protein MGYHHHHHENSSTENIKIAFFLNLFFTIIEFIGGIYTNSLAITSDAIHDLGDSLSLGMAWYFQKISNKKATKNYSYGYKRFSLLGAIINSIILLVGSVIIIFNAIPRIINPEESDAKGMMWFAILGIIVNGAAVLKLQKGTSINERVVSLHMLEDVLGWVSVLIASIVMQFWNVPILDPILSLLIALYILSNVFNNGQESIRIILQGTPIAISVDKIKTKILENKEVKSIHDCHLWTMDGEYNILTVHLLMFDKSISWQKADEVKKEIRKVLHDDFYLEHITLEMDVSEDCEYIDCV
- a CDS encoding acyl-CoA thioesterase translates to MRFHTRKWVKPEDLNPNGTLFGGKLLQFIDEEVAIYAIIQLETARTVTKYMSEIDFKSSAKQGDIIEIGIDVVKFGRTSITLTCNVRNKLTRKTIIDVDRIVMVSLDENGHPKEHGKTEIEFVKDRLNED
- the fabG gene encoding 3-oxoacyl-[acyl-carrier-protein] reductase; the protein is MKLLENKSAIITGATRGIGRGIAVEFAKQGANVAFTYSSSVDAANALEEELKSYGVSAKGYQSNAANFDAAQELAKEVLKEFGAIDILVNNAGITKDNLLMRISEDDFDKVIEVNLKSVFNLTKAVIRPMMKQRAGSIINMSSVVGLKGNAGQTNYAASKAGIVGFSKSVALELGSRNIRSNVIAPGFIETEMTDKLDEATVQSWRDGIPLKRGGTPEDIANACVFLASDMSSYITGQTLSVDGGMLT
- the sucD gene encoding succinate--CoA ligase subunit alpha, which codes for MSVLVNKESKIIVQGFTGSEGTFHAGQMIDYGTNVVGGVTPGKGGQEHLGKPVFNTVADAVEKVGADTSIIFVPPAFAADAIMEAADAGIKVIICITEGIPTADMVKVKAYIANKDTRLVGPNCPGVITPDEAKVGIMPGFIFKKGRVGIVSKSGTLTYEAADQVVKQGFGITTAIGIGGDPIIGTTTKEAVELLMNDPETEAIVMIGEIGGNLEAEAAQWIKADGNRKPVVGFIAGQTAPAGRTMGHAGAIVGGADDTAQAKMKILAENGIHVVSSPAKIGEMVAKVLK
- a CDS encoding UDP-3-O-(3-hydroxymyristoyl)glucosamine N-acyltransferase, which gives rise to MNFSRTQTLEEIAQIINCEFIGDASFAIKGINEIHVVEKGDIVFVDHPKYYDKALNSAATIILINKKVDCPEGKALLISDDPFRDFNKITKHFNPFIASKVSISESAIIGEGTVIQPNVFVGNNVSIGKNCVIHPNVTIYDETIIGNNVTIHANTVLGADAFYYKKRPEGYDKLISGGRVVLEDNVDLGASCTIDKGVSGDTTIKKGTKIDNQVHVGHDTVIGEKCLIASQTGIAGCVIIEDEVTIWGQVGTNSGITIGKGAIILGQTGVTKSVVGGKSYFGTPIEESREKLKQLAGLKRLLKEK
- the efp gene encoding elongation factor P; the protein is MASTSDIRNGLCIRYNNDIYKIIEFLHVKPGKGPAFVRTKLKSVTNGKVVDNTFPAGRKIDDVRVETHKFQFLYHDGEFYHFMNEADYTQIRLLEAALDNPGLMKEGEIVTIIINSEDNMPLSVEMPQSVILEVTHTEPGVKGNTATNATKPATVETGASVNVPLFINEGDKIKVETTKGTYQERIKE
- a CDS encoding VWA domain-containing protein is translated as MQIATILYTILALLLSLSIAFFQYYYKVKNKPKVTNLLFVLKTLSLFLLILLLINPTIENTVIENEKPILAVLADNSKSVPFFKEDKNVKGIIATIKNNNDLKNKFSVKQFTFGKDLQVLDSFSFSENETNIEAAITGIDELYKEKIAPIILITDGNQTIGSDYEFLNTKQPIYPIVIGDTTKYVDVKITQLNVNKYSYIKNKFPVEVILNYEGNENVTTQFSIFNEGKTVFRKDVTFSSDKKSATITANLTSTKEGLQYYTASIRKINNEKNTKNNSKNFSVEVIDEQTKVLILTSVLHPDIGALKKSIESNKQRTVDVFLIDKFKNNLYDYQLVILYQLNNKFNHFISDLKQNNSNYLLISGSNTDWNFINKQQLGFTKNAINQTENYGAIYNDGFLTFLQEDIGFSNFPPLKDKFGEVVISKEHQTLLYQNINGVVTKQSLLATFDINNQKSAVLFGEGIWKWRAASFLNTNSFEEFDKFTGSLVQFLASNKKRNRLEINAESLYPANSTINISAFYTDKNYQFDARAALEISITNTETKEVSKIPFSLIHNSYQVEIENLTSGDYTYKVEVLNQKINKYGRFKITDYQIEEQFTNANVNKLQQLATKTGGKLFYKNQVDDLSKELLTNESFYTVQKSSVKQQNLIDWKWFLGIVICLLSIEWFIRKYHGKI